The window GCTCCGAGCGGATCACCGGCCCCACCACGGTGCCGTTGAACGTCATCGCGTCCATGGCGATCCCGGGCGCCACCTCCAGGGCCGCCTCGGTGATCTCCAGGGTGAGCCGCTGCTCCGGGCCGGCGCTCGGCGGCAGTGCGGCGTCGCGCACCGTGTACCCGGCACCGGGTGCTGCGGCGAGGTCCAGCGGCACACGGGTCAGCTCATCCACGCCGCCTGCCTGTCCGGCCCCGGGGCCCTGCTCGGCGGGGGAGGCTGCGCCGGTGGCTACCACCTGCAGGGTCATGCCCATCGCTCGGTGGCCGACGATAGAGCACCAGCCGGCCAGGTCATGGCCGATCACCCCGGCCTCCACAGTGGTGGACCCGCCCGGTTGGAGCCGCCCGGAGACAGTGCCGTCGGCCAGCACCAGATCGTGCACGTCGTGGGCGTCATCGTTGGACAGCTCGATGATCAGGGTGTTCCCGGCCGGCACCTCGATCACGTCGGGATGGAAGCGCATCTCTGACATGCCGATAGCCACCGTGGTGGTCTGCCCGGTGGGGGCCACCGAGCCTGTCCCGTCGCCCGGAGGCGTCGCGCCGGTCGTCCCGGATCCGGCGTCGTTCCCGTAGGAGCCGTAGGCGCGGTCCAGTGAGGAGCCGATCGCGGTCACTCCCAGCACCGAACCGGCGCCCAGCAGGGCCCCGGTCAGGGCACGACGGTCCAGTCCCGCTGGTGCCGCAGGGTTCGGGGCAGCGCCGACGGAGCGCGGGGCATCAGGCGCTGCGTCGAGATCGCTTCCCTCGGTCGGGGTAGCGGGAGCACGAGTCGGCATGCCAAGGGCAGTCGTACCCGAAGCAGGGGTGGCGTGCCCCTCCATCAGAGCCCGGCGCTCACGCACACTGGTGCGCACCGCGATCCCCATCAGCACCAGGAAGCTCAGCAGCGCCGCGAAGGCCAGCAGCGAGGTGAGCACCCGCGCCCAGGAGCCGAAGGCCCCGGCATCGGTGGTGCCGAGGGTGAGACCTGCGAACAGGGCGCCGCCGACGGCGTTCCCAGCATCGGCCAGCACGAACAGGGCCACCACCAGGTTGTAGACGACCACGCGGGGGAGGGCGGAGCGACTCATCGCGGCCAGTGACGTGCGCACCGCCCGGGGCCCGCCGCCCATGGTGACCGGCAGCAGATAGCTCATCGCCCCCAGCAGCACCTGCAGCAGGAATCCGGCCACGAACGGCACGGTGAGGGCCTGCACATCGGCGGCCACGAGGGAGCTGGTGAGCTGTTCATCGGCCGATCCGCGCCACATCGCGGCCAGGCCCAGCAGCCCGAGCACGAACCACACCATGCCCGAGCCGATCGAGAGGATCGGGAACCACGGCAGCTCGATGCGGTGCTGCTGGCGGGCAGAGCGCACCCCGGCCCGCACCAGCGTCACCGCCACCCAGGCGAAGGACCCGGCATAGATCAGGACGAAGGCGACCCCCAGGCTCACTGAGGCGATGAGGGCGGCGAGCGAGGCACCTACCACGCCCACTCCCATCCCCACCAATCCGCCGGCCGCCTTCCTCGTCGCGACCGGATCGGCCTTGGTGCGCAGCACCGTGGGCCACAGGGTCAGCAGCGTGCCGGTGACCGTGATCCCCACGAAGCCCAGGATGTTGAGGATCTGGTGGGCCAGCAGAAGCCTGCCCTGCCATGGCTCACCGAGGCTGAAGGCCATCAGCGCGCCGAGCACGGCGCCGGCCGGCAGCAGGCAGGCCGCCATCATGTAGGCGCGCACGGTGAAGGCGAAGCGGGGGGCGATGGCCGCCCGCACCTGCGCGCCCAGGGAGATCGCGTACCAGAGCATCGCAGCGGAGACCAGCAGCGCACCGACTACCACCAGCCAGGGCCACGACGGCAGCATCCCCGCGATCGTCGCCACCACACCGGCGGTGAGCAGGTGGCTGCGGATCACCTGGCGG is drawn from Brachybacterium muris and contains these coding sequences:
- a CDS encoding multicopper oxidase domain-containing protein; translated protein: MPDATDRPSSSPPMAARPDPRSGGRRSWHRRASRPVTWWMVALVVVVLIHQWLPQARWLMVHMVTLGLITTSIMVWGQHFTEALLKTRLGEESRARQVIRSHLLTAGVVATIAGMLPSWPWLVVVGALLVSAAMLWYAISLGAQVRAAIAPRFAFTVRAYMMAACLLPAGAVLGALMAFSLGEPWQGRLLLAHQILNILGFVGITVTGTLLTLWPTVLRTKADPVATRKAAGGLVGMGVGVVGASLAALIASVSLGVAFVLIYAGSFAWVAVTLVRAGVRSARQQHRIELPWFPILSIGSGMVWFVLGLLGLAAMWRGSADEQLTSSLVAADVQALTVPFVAGFLLQVLLGAMSYLLPVTMGGGPRAVRTSLAAMSRSALPRVVVYNLVVALFVLADAGNAVGGALFAGLTLGTTDAGAFGSWARVLTSLLAFAALLSFLVLMGIAVRTSVRERRALMEGHATPASGTTALGMPTRAPATPTEGSDLDAAPDAPRSVGAAPNPAAPAGLDRRALTGALLGAGSVLGVTAIGSSLDRAYGSYGNDAGSGTTGATPPGDGTGSVAPTGQTTTVAIGMSEMRFHPDVIEVPAGNTLIIELSNDDAHDVHDLVLADGTVSGRLQPGGSTTVEAGVIGHDLAGWCSIVGHRAMGMTLQVVATGAASPAEQGPGAGQAGGVDELTRVPLDLAAAPGAGYTVRDAALPPSAGPEQRLTLEITEAALEVAPGIAMDAMTFNGTVVGPVIRSELGARLTVDLVNNGTMGHSLDLHAGRVAPDEVMRTIPPGERLEYAITTEYAGVWLYHCSTMPMTVHLAAGMLGVLIVPPQDLAAADREYVLVQSEHYLVPEGATGYDEAMHEGARPVSPAKIAVERPDMTVFNGHANQYVHAPLEAKVGERVRIWVLAAGPSRGISFHVVGGVFDTVFFEGEYLLRPDNETGGGSQALHLGAAQGGFVELVFDEPGTYTAVNHSFADMERGARALIRVTA